ACGTAACAAGCTACTCAGCCAGTGTGCCTGTTGGCACATCAACCGTCAATATCACGGCGGTTGCGAGCAACGATGCGGCCGCAGTACAGATTAACGGTACTGTAGTGGAAAGCGGCAGCTCGCACAGCGTTGAACTTGCCGGTGAAAGCACCGTAGTCCGGATTTTAGTAACGGCAGAAGATGGAACAGAGAAGCAGTACGACGTCACGATCAATCAGGAAGCAGCGGCAGCGATTGATCCGGCCCAGCCGAACGGCAAGAACGGCTGGTACACGGCACCCGTTACGGTAACGCTATCGGCCTACGGAAGTGTGCAGTACAGCCTGGACGGCGGAAGCAGCTGGAACGTCTATGACACGCCTGTTGCTCTTGGTCAGGAAGGGCCGAACCAAATGCTGTATCGACCGGTAACGGTGACCGGTTCGGTCTATCCGAAATCGGTGAATGTCAAGATCGATCTGACTGCACCGCAAATCACGATTGCCGGGGAAGCTTCGTATACCATTGATCAGACGGTCGGCATCACGTGCAGCGCGGTTGATACCGTATCCGGCGTGACCTACTCGCGGTGCGATGAACCGCTTGTGAATGTCAAGGCGTATACGCTTGAGCCGGGCGTCCATAAGGTGACGGCGGAAGCGGAAGATGCCGCGGGACATCGCGGATCGGCCGAATATTCGTATAGTATAGTTGCGACATTCGACAGCCTGTCTGCACTGACCGGTACGTTCGCGGCTGAGACCGGCGCTGAAGGTGCCAATCAAGTTGCGGCATCGCTGCAGCAGCAGCTGGAAACGGCTGAAGCGAGAGCGGCAGAAAGAAAAGGCGCGGAAGCCCGCAAACTGCTGCAAGCGTATATAACGGAAGTGAACAAGCAAAGCGGTAACGTGTTCACGGCCGGGCAGGCGGCAGTGCTGGTCCGCTGGGCGCAGTGGCTGCACGATGTGACGCCGCTGGCATCGGGAGCACCGGGTAAACCGGTCCTGTCGGACAACAACGGATATGACACGGGATTGAAGGACGGCAGCTATACCGTCACCATGAACCTGTGGTGGGGGAACAACGGCACCGAGTTCAAGCTGTACGAGAACGGCAAGCTGATCTCCACGCAGAAGCTGACGGACAACTCGCCGGAGGCCCAAACCGTGAAAATCGATATCACGGGTAAAGCGAACGGTACGTATACATACACCTGCGAACTGACGAACGTCTTCGGCACGACGGCATGCGATCCGCTTGTCGTCACCGTCACTGACGCCGCTCCGGGCAAGCCGGTCTTGTCCCATAATAACTGGGACAAAGACGGGAATTACGACGTCACGATGAACATGTGGTGGGGAACGAACGGTTCCGAATACCGCCTGTACGAGAACGGCGTACTGATCGACACGCAGACGCTGAGCGAAGCGACGCCGAATGCCCAGAAGGCGGTCACGAATGTTACCGGCAAGGTGCCGGGGGTGTACGAGTACCGCGCCGTATTGGTCAATGCGGCGGGCGAGACTAGCAGCGAGACGGTCTCCGTTACTGTCAAGTGAGAAAAATTGACATCCTAGAAGATGGCATTTCCGCTGCCGTTCAAGGCTACTAATGTCTTGAGGGCTTCAAGGGATGCTCCGATCGCGATTTTTGCATCTGGGCATCCCTTGTTTTATAAAAGAAAACGAACGCCTTCACGGCTATGATTTTGATGTCAGGGGGGTGAGTTTACATCGAGTTAATGAATGAATGATTTCGGTTTCAAAAGGCTCTCAAATTTGAAAGGAGGAAGTCTTTAAATGAAAGGGTTTCTGCCAAAATGTAAGCGTTTATTTTCTATCGTATTTTCTCTGCTAATATTAAGCGGTGCCATACCGGATAGCAGTGTAACCGTACATGCTGCCGAAGCCTCAGCCATTGCACCCAATGCCACCTATGTTTCCACTGTGCCGACACCGCAAAATAGCGCAGTCATCAATCCGAACTATGACCGCAGCTATGACAACTACGTGGTCAAAGGTCCGACAGGACTTGTCCACCCGGGTGTTCTGCACTCGCGGGCGGATCTGAATACCATGAGGGATATGGTTTGGCTCGGGAAAGAGCCTTGGGCGTCTGCATTCGATAAATTCAGAAAGACTCCCGAATCTTCGAAGAATGTAGTGATCTATGGGAACGGAGGAACGCAGAAGGAATTCGTTTATTCCCAAGTCTCTGACAGCAACGGGGACAAGCAATTGCGCCAGGATGCCACGACAGCCTATCAACAAGCGCTCATGTGGTACATCACGGGGGATCAGGTTTACCTGAACAATGCCAAGAAGGTATTGGACGCGTGGGGCAATGGTCTCAAGCAATTTTTCAATACGACGGAGCCGGCCAATTGGGATACTGTCGCACAGGTATGGGGGGCATCCAGCGTTCTCAGCTCCGGTGTAGCAGGTCAGAAGATGGCTGCCGCCGCAGAAATTCTTCTCTATACGCCAAGCTCAGGGTGGTGCCGGGACGCCCAAGGCAATATCGATTATGAAGCAAAGAAGGTCTACGATAATTTCTTCAGACTCATCTGGCAGGAAACGAACAAGTGGTACGGATTTTTCAATCAAGCGGCCGTAGGGAACATGGGGTATATGTCCATTTCCATCTTCCTGGACGATATCAACGGTTATAACGAAGCGGTGGAGCGGTTTGCCTACAATAAAAAAGCCGTAGACGACGCTAATACAACCGGAGCAAACAGCATCAATTTCTCGGTTGCCGCGATGGTATTGGATAATGGACAGATCGTCGAGATGGGACGTGACCAGCCTCATTCGGGCGTTGACGTTGCGGCGCTCGGCGCAGCGGCCCGAACCATCAATGTTCAGGGGACGAAGCTTGACCCTGTAACCGGGGTTCCGGTTGCCGAGGGCGGGGTAGACCCCTATGAGTTCCAGAATCAAAAGCTGCTAAAGGCCTTATCTTATTATACGAAATACAATGCAGGGAACGATGTGGACTATATTCCCAATGTCAACGGCTTGGGACAAAGGACCGGATGGTCCACCGTCAGTCCGGCGGGACGGGGAAGCGGAACGGATATCGCTTCCATCTACAATCATTATAAATATGAGAAAGGATATTCCGGCGGTATTTACGACGAATTGTACAAATATCCCGAGCTTATGATGAGCGTCGACAATCCTCAAGGCCAGTCCATCGATATGCCGGGTTTTGGCCAGCTGCTCTTTACCCCTGTGAACGGTGCCTTGGCCACGGAGCCGAAGGGCCCGCCGCAGCCTTTGCAGGAAAAGGGAAATTTATATGGTCTGTATAACCGGTACCCGTCTGTACCTTTTTCGTCCAACAACGCAGTTTGGTTTAAGAACGGCTTTGTAAAACCCGGAATCGCCAGTTATCTGGACGAAAACGGTTTTGTCCAATACAAAGCCGAAGGGACGATGAACGGCAACTGGATCGGCTACGAAAACTTCGATTTCGGCTTGGTTCCAGCAGATACGCTCGCGTACAACTATTCCATGAACTCGTCGGCCGGGTCGACCATCAGCATGTACGTTACCGAGCCTGACGTAAAGCTTACCGACGAGACGATGGCCCAAACAACGCCGATGGCCGTCTTCCAAATCCCCAATACAGGCTGGTGGACAATACAGAACACCCATGTTCAAAAATTCGATAACATCGGCGATAAACTAAAAGGCAAGAAAAATCTGTATTTCAAAATTACGGGTTCCAACAACGTTTATAATTTAGCCGCCGAATCGTTCTGGTTTCAATTTTCGGGCGGATTCGCCAAAACCGATAACAAGGCGATTGAAGCCCCTTATACGAGCAGTACAGGTTATATGAAAAACGAGGCGGCGAAAAACGTTACCTTGACAGACGTTGGTTATATCGGATATCGCAATATGAATTTTGACAGCGGAACCATGCAGATGCAGTTGAATCACATAGCCGCAGGAAGCGGCATGCTTGAAATGAGGCTTGGAGGCCCGCAGGGCCAGCTCGTCAAGACGTATCCGATTGAGGATACGACAGGCAGCACGGTGACCGCCGCGTTCGACCATCAGAATGATGAAATTATATATGGCAATAACGGAGGCAACAACGATCTTTATTTTGTCTACAGAGGGACCGGCTCTCTGACCTTTAACAGCTTTAAATACGTAACGCCATCCTCTTCCGGAACAGTTCAGTCGACAAAGACGCAGGGTGGAAGCTATTTTTCCGATCTGTACGGCAACGCCCAGAAAATCGGGGATAATGTCGTATTAAAAGGAGACGGCTCCGCAGTCGCATATCCTAATGCCAACATGGGGTCCAAAGGTGATGACCGGCGCTTCATGTCTTTGCGGGTGAAGAGCAACGAGCCAGTTGTCATGAAAGCCATCGATCTTCGCAATGGAGATGCAGCCACGAATACCGTAGCTGAATTTGCTGTTCCGAATACGAACGGCGAGTTCGTAACGATCGCATACGATTTGGCGAAATCGGGTTATGCTGCGCGAGAAGGCGGGATTTTTCTCAGGCTGCAAGCAACCGGCGGAACTGCCGATGGCAGTGTGGAAGTCGATTACTTCAGTTTTGACAATGCGGATATCCCGTTTGTCGATCTGCTGCAAGATGTATCCATCGTATCCGATCATCCGGGCAATCCTTCCATCGCAACGGCGGGAGATACCGTGACGTTATCGTTTACTGCCAGCGAACCGATCGATAGTGTTGCCGTTTATTTCGGCAATACGAAGATGAATGCCGTTTCCGCAGATGCCCGTCATTTTACCGTGACGCAAAAGCTTGGGGAAATCTATACGTCTGGTAAAATCCAGTTCCGCATCGACTACAATCAAGATGCGAATTTCGGGAAATCGGTCAGAAGTACCATTGATGGCACCTCGGTGACGATCGTGAATGAAGAAGGGCTCATCAACGATGCATTCAAGAAGCTTTCTTTGATTGATTCTACACCGGGTCGAAGCACGGATTCGACAATTCAGATAGCGGCCTATCTGTTTGACGGGAATGCAGCCAGCTACTCCGATTTTCGCTCCGATAGCGGAGGCTGGGGCTCTTGGGTTGCATTTGACCTCGGCGATCAGGATAAAGTGCAATTAACCCAAGTCAAATTGCTTGCAAGACAAGACATTCCCGCCCGTGCGGCAGGTATTGTCATCCAGGGAACCAATCACATCGGTTACGAGCCGTGGGAGACGTTGACCGCCCCGGCTGTAAATACGGTGAATTGGCAAACGTTAACGGTCCAGAATCCGAAAGCCTACCGTTATATCCGGATTTACAACGGGGCCCAATGGTTCGGCAATCTTGCCGAAGTCAAGTTCTATGGTACCATGATCCATACGGGTAGCCCGGTCCTTCTGGACACGGTATCGCTGAAGTCGGATAACCCGGAGGATTCTTCCTTAGCCGTGACGGGGAATACGGTCACCCTGGATTTTGCTGCCGGTAAGGCTCTTGAGAATGTCAGGGTTTATTTCGGCGACAAATTGGTGGAGTCCACTTCCGATGACAATCTTCATTGGAAAGCCCGGTATACGATTGGAACTACTTATCAAACGGGCAAAATTCCATTTGTGATCCTGTACGATAATGGGCCTGTCGTGACCGGTACCACGGACGGTGCGTCGGTAACGGTCATTGACCCGCTTCAGGTTGCACTCGATAAAGCGGCAAATCTTGAGGCAGGAAATTATTCTAGACTGAGCTATTATCTGTTCAACCAAGAAGTTGAACGCATCAAAGCGGAAATGACTCCGGGTTATTCTGAAATGGAACTTGCCAAGGAGCTTTACGATGCGAAGAGCTTGCTTGCCGGCAATCCGTTGTCCCTCTATTCGTTTGAAGGAAACGCCGATAATGCATTCGGATCTGCCAACGGGACGGTTTCCGGCACCTCTTCGTACAAAGACGGGATAGTCGGGAAAGCGATCGAATTGAACGGCACCAATAGTTATGTCACGCTGCCCTCTACGCATCCTCTGTCCGGTTACGATCAGATCACCTTGTCAACCTGGGTGTACTGGAAGGGCGGCAACGCTTGGCAGCGCATCTTCGACTTCGGCAACGGCACGAACCAGTACATGTTCCTGACGCCGAGATCTGGCAGCAACACGCTGCGTTTCGCGATCAAGAACGGCGGCGGCGAGCAAATCGTGCAAACCTCGCAGCTTGCAGCGAATACGTGGGTTCATGTGGCGGTAACACTCGGGAACGGTACGGAGAAGCTGTATGTGAACGGTGTGGAACAGGCATCCACTAATGTCACGATCAAGCCGAGCGACTTCAAACCGAAACAAAATTATCTCGGGAAAAGCCAGTACGCCGATCCGCTGTTTGGCGGCATGCTGGACGAATTCCGTATTTATGATCATGTATTAAGCGCTGATGAGATCCTTCAGCTAGCAAACAATACGGCGCCACAGGGGGACAATTCCTTACTGGCGTACCTGCTGGATAAAGCTGCAGCGCTTGACGCCAAGCTTTACACCGAATCGAGCTGGCAAGCAGTTGCGGCAGCCGCCCGGAACGCACAAGCATTGGCGTCGAATGCCAATCAAGCTGCCATCGACGCTTCGGCCGAACAGCTGCAGAGTGCGCTTGATGCGCTGCAGTGGATGGACGTATCCGCATCCTTGGATCCTGCGGCACCAAGCGGCAAGAACGGTTGGTATACGTCCCCGGTCATGGTGACGCTGTCTCCCGCGTCAATCGCGGAATACAGCCTGGACGGAGGAGTCACCTGGGCAGTATACGGCGCGCCTGTCACCCTGGACCATGAGGGAACGAATCAGGTTCAGTACCGCCGTTCGATCGATCCGGGAGAAGCCAAAAAGCTGGAGATCAAGATTGACCGTACCGCACCGGTCGTTCAGATAACGGGCGCGGCGTCGTACACGATTGATCAGGATGTCGCTATTACGTGCAGCGCGACCGATGTTATTTCGAGCGTATATGGTGCGCCGTGCGGGACGCCGCTTGTTCAAGCGAAGGCGTACACGCTGCCTGCGGGCCAGAATACGGTATCGGTTACGGCAGAGGATATGGCGGGCAATCAAACGACGGTTACCCATACGTTTACGGTAACGGTCACGTTTGACAGCTTGAAGAATGTGACGAACGGCTTCCTGAAGACAACAGGGAGCAAAGCTTGGGAAAAGGTAGCCGGCTCGTACAATCACAAGCTCGATCAGGCGAAAGATGCAGCTGAAAGCGGCAAAATCGACGCGGCGAGGAGCATGATGGCTGACTATATCAAGCAAGTGACGGATCAAACCGGCAAATACTTTACGAAGGAACAAGCGGACATCCTGATCCGATGGGCTCAAATCGTGATTTAACGTAAGTAGAGGAGAGGAAGGCAGCAGTGCCTTCCTCTCTATTAAACCTATTTTCGTTTCGCTACGCATCGATCATCTTAAGGGAGGTGATGGACCGGCAAGCTGAAATCAGGATAAAGTCGAAATGAAAAGGGAGGATGATATTGGGCAAACGCCGACATGCTGCGGCAGGAGAAACGATGAGCATCAATAAAAAGGAGGAAAATGGAATGAATGTAGTCAAGGAAAGAAAGCGCTGCCAACGGTTTTTTTTCGGAATCCTTTGTTTTATGTTGACAACGACAACCTTTTTCGGTCTGGGGAGCAGCGATACGGCGTATGCGGCGATTTCACCGCTGATTACTTCTTACCAGCCGCAGGTCGTCAACACCGATGTGGATGTTTCCTACACGGATTCTTCCGGGAACACGATATCGGGAACCATCCATCATCCGGGTATTGCCATGAGACAGTCGGATTTGGACAATATGCGCGATCACGTAAGAGCGGGAGACGAGCCTTGGAATACGGCATTCAGTGCCTTTTCCAGCGACTCCCAGGCCAGCAAAACGCCAAGAATCTACTATGAGGCAGGCAATGACATATTCATAAATATTCGTGGTCCTTGGGCGGAAACCGTAAATGGCGTGTATTATTCTAATCCCAGCGATTATGTAGGGACGCGTGCCAATACCGATTCTGAAACAGCTTTCATACAGGCGATTATGTGGTATATTACGGGCGATGAAACCTATCGTTCCAATGCCATGACGATCATAAGAAATTATTCGGCCATACAGTCTTGTGCTACCCATACGAGCTTCCGTTTCGCTACGATGACTTATTTGCTCGCGGCGGCGGCAGAAATTTTGCGCTATTCCGATACTCCAACGTCCAGTCTGGATTGGACAGAAGCGGATACGACGAATCTTACCAATGCGATGAACATTGTTACGGTTACTTATAATCCTCATACCTTTTTTATGAACCAGCATCAGTTTACCGTAATGGGAACGATGGGAAGAGCGATCTTTACAAATAACCTGCAGCTTTATGCGGAGGCCGTAGAAGCAGCGACAGTGAATTCCGCAGGACAAGCGGGCGGAAGAAACGGTTCGATCAAGTACGAGATGCGTTATATGACGGCCAATGAAGTAACCGGAGCCGCCTTGTCTCCTTCGGATTATCATGTGCAGTTAATGGAAATGGGCCGCGATGTGGGGCATTCCTACGGCAATGTTGGCGGACTTTCAACACTGGCGCGAACCATCTATGCCCAAGGCACGAAGGTTGACCCTGTAAGCGGAGCGATGTCCACGGCCGCCAATGCGGTAAATCCGTTTAATTTCTTGGACGACCGGCTGCTCGCAGGGGTCACTTACCTGCTGAAGTACCATCTGGGTTATGATGTATTGTGGACACCTGCCTACTCGGACGGAACCACATCCGGATCCGCGCATTATGATGCGATCAACGCGGACGGCCGGGGCAGAATCGATTCTTACTTTAATGTGTTATACAATTATTATAAATATATCGAAGGGCGGGATATGACCCAGGAGAAATACAAGTACCTGGCCTATGCCTATGAAACGAGGATGCCGGAAGTAGCAGCAAAGGATTACCCGCTTGCCACTTTGCTGTACACGCCCGATGCGGCAAAGACTGTCGGCCTTAGCAACCAAATCACGTTAGGCGGAATTACAGGGTTGACTGCAACGGCGTCAGGCTCGACGACGATCGATTTAAGCTGGACGGCCGTATCGGGAGCACTGGGTTACAACATTTACAGATCCACAGCGGCAGACGGCACTTTTACCAAGATTAACAGCGAGCCGCTTACATCGGTCTCTTACAGCGATACGGGGCTAACGCCCAATACGATTTACTATTATCAGGTAGGAGTAGCCGGAGGATCGACGTCGTCCGTCGTATCCGCAACAACGGGAGGAACGGGCGTTCCTGCCTTGGATGCAAGCAGTTATGACCTGAATGTCAGTCATACGCATCAGACGGTATTAAGGGTTATTAATGCTGATAGAAGCACACAAGACCTCACGAGCCAAGCGAGTTATGCTTCATCCAGCACAGCCGTCGCGACTGTAAATTCAGCGGGATTGGTTACCGGGATTAGCGCCGGTACAGCTACGATTACTGCCACCTATAACGGGCAAACTTACAACGCAGCGGTAAAAGTGGTCCCGGATACCAGCCAGAAAACATGGTACAAGTTTGACGAAACAAGCGGGACAACCGCCGCGGACTCATCAGGATACGGCAACAACGGGACCGTAAACGGCGGAAGCAATGCGACCTGGGCAACAGGCAAATACGGCAATGCAATCAGCTTTGGAGGAACGAATACGACTGCGGCCTATGTGGCGCTGCCAGGCAATCTTGTGGACAACATGAACAGCATGACATTCGCCGCCTGGGTTTATTGCAGCAATACTGCCGATGCCGTAAGCTTGTTTACGGCCGGGCCGGCGGCTGCTGCAACCCCTACGAAATATATGATGATGCTTCTGAATGGAAGCCGGTTTACGATTACCGCAAGCGGAAATATTGCGGAACAGAATATTTCACCGAGCGGCAATTTAACGGCCAATACATGGAAGCACATTGCCGTAACGCTGTCCGGCAGCACCGGGATTCTCTATATAGATGGCGTACAGGCTGCAACCAATACAGGGATGACGGTCAAACCTTCGGATTTGGCGCCGACGACCAGTGGAAACTTTATCGGAAAATCGGCATGGACAGGTGATAAATATTTAAAAGGGCAAATTGACGATTTCCGAATCTATAATCGCGCCTTAAGCGCGTCGGAAACTACGAATGTCATGAACGGACAAACGCTCGCCACCGTGACGACGGCGCCGACAGCCGTAACGGCAGCGGCGGCGGACGGCAGTTCGGTCAACCTGAGCTGGCCGGCAGTAACGGGAGCAACGGGCTATCATGTCTACGTTTCGGATTCTTTAGCGGTTAATGCCGTCTATACAAAGTCAAATAGCGATGCGATTTCAGGGACAAGCTACACCAGCCAGGGATTAAAGGCGAATAAAACGTACTACTTTAAGGTGACCGCCGTAAATGCCACAGGCGAATCCGCCATGTCGGCCATTGCTTCAGCAGCGACCGGCGGCATAGCGGATACCAGCCTGATAACCTGGTATAAATTTAACCAAACAAGCGGGACTGCAGCTGCAGACTCATCCGGATATGCGAATAACGGGATATTAAATGGCGGCGCAGCTTGGACAACAGGCCAATTGGGCAATGCAGTGGATCTCGACGGAACCGATGACTATGCTTCTCTTCCTGCCGGAATCGTCTCAGGCGCTGACACGATAACCGTTGCAGCTTGGGTTAATTTGGATACCGTTAGCAACTGGGCGCGTATTTTTGATTTCGGTTCCGGAACATCGACTTACATGTTTCTGACGCCGAGCAATGGAGCCGGCAAAATCCGTTTTGCAATCAAAAACAACGGATCTAGCGAGCAAATCATTGACGGGACGTCCGCGCTGGCGGCAGGCGGCTGGCATCATGTCGCCGTCACATTAAATGGCGCTACCGGTATCCTCTATGTTGACGGTGCTGAAGCAGGGCGCAACAGCGCTATGACCCTTAAACCGTCCGATATGGGTGCCACCACACAAAACAGGATCGGCCGCTCCCAGTATAACGATCCATATCTCAATGGGCTTGTGGATGATTTCCGAATCTATACCCGACATCTTACTGCCGGAGAAATCGCTGCCCTTGCCGTTTCTTGATAGGCATATTTCCCATAGCCTGAGTCGGGTCTAATCTTATTCAGATTCTAAACCCACAAAAACCCGCAATCAATTTCATGGTTACGGGTTTTTGTGTGAATTCATTGGTATCAGTGACAAGAACAGTTTTTTATAATTCTGAGCTGCAAATGTGTGTTTGCTCCATATGATTTGGCCCTTATCGGAGTAGAGGTAAGAGAATATTGTGTAAAAGAGAGCATCTATACAAGGGAGGTATATAAATGGCTAATGAATGGCAGGTTCCTGGGGATTTTCCGACGATCAACTCGGCATTGGCTAGTCCGTTGGTTATGGACTACGATACAATTCGTGTCGCTCCCGGTCTGTATACTAACGCAACCGAAGGCGGTCCGATCATTGTCACTAAAATCGTTCAGCTGCTTGGCGCCCAGGCGAATGTCGACGCCCGGACGCGGCCTGGAACAAACGAATCCATCATCGAGATTGTCGACCCGAACGGAAGCGTGCTGATTAACCAGAATAATGTGGTCTTTAACGGGTTTACGGTCAGGAACAACACGACTGGTTTCGGTATTGTTACATCTTCATTATTTTCCGGATACTGGATTTTCAATAACATCGTGGAGAACAATGAAGGGGGATTGTATTTCAATTCGGACTCGACGTCCCCGGACATTACATTCTCCCAAGCGATCCAAAACTTTTTCCGTGCAAACAACCAACCGGGCGGCGCAGGCGGAAACGGAATTTACTCGGATATTGGCGCCGTCAATATCTTGATCGACAGTAACCAATTAACCGGTCACCAGCCTGCGGCATCGATTAATTTTGCCTCAGTTGCCAATACGCAGGAAAATATTGTAATTTCAAATAATCTAATGGTGACTGACAACTCGATTGCGCTCATAAATACCACCAATGTAAAAATCCGGGATAACAGGATGATCGATACCCAGGGGTCATCGATATTTATCGCCGGCGGGAACAACCTCATTGAAATTGAAGGGAATCATCTGCAGAACAGCGTTAGCAATGGAATTTACGTAAACACGATCTTTCTGGCCGTTTCCAACACCAATATTCGCGCCAAAAACAACACGATTCAGGGGAACGACAGCGCCGGGCTTAGGGTCGACGCAGGCGCTTATGACGATACGCCGCCGAACCGGAGGCTGGATGCCACGAACAACTTCTGGGGAAGTAAGACCGGACCGACCAATCCGGCCAATCCCGGCGGAACCGGGGATGCCGTAATCGATGATAACGTACCATCCGTGGTGGAATTTATTCCGTTTCTTACAACCAATCTTATCGGACCGACCTGCGAAGAATTGCTGGCCATGTGTCAAGCCGAGCTGAACAATACGCTTATTCAATTTATACAGTGCCAGCAGCTCCTAGAGACTACGCAGGCGCAGCTATTGGATTCCCAGCGAGTTATAGTGGAGAACCAAATCAATGCCTATGTTCAGCTGATTAATGCCGCCAATCTGATTAATACCGCACAAGCGCAAGTACTCGAATGCCAAGCCGCACTCGCGAGCGTGTGAGAAAACAACGCCCGCCTTCCGAATAAAAGGAAGGCGGGCGTTGTTTTGCGTAATTACATGTAAGTGTATCCAACCTTAAATCTTGATCGGTGCTATTGTTCGTATCATTTCACTCTGAATACAGTAACCGAATGCTTCGGAAATTCGTGGGAAAAGCTGCAGCCTTCCGCGCTGAAGTTCTTATGTTTCGGCAGTACCCGCTCAGGCGCCTCAAAACTGTTTTCTTCATCTAGCGCGTGACCGGACAACTCGAACACGTCAACGGTTAAAGACGTTTTTTGCAAATCCTCCAAAACAACCCGGGCATTAACACTATTCTCCTGCACATTGACAACCTTGACGATGACATCACCTGTGGAATGTTCAAAG
This is a stretch of genomic DNA from Paenibacillus sp. sptzw28. It encodes these proteins:
- a CDS encoding LamG-like jellyroll fold domain-containing protein; the encoded protein is MKGFLPKCKRLFSIVFSLLILSGAIPDSSVTVHAAEASAIAPNATYVSTVPTPQNSAVINPNYDRSYDNYVVKGPTGLVHPGVLHSRADLNTMRDMVWLGKEPWASAFDKFRKTPESSKNVVIYGNGGTQKEFVYSQVSDSNGDKQLRQDATTAYQQALMWYITGDQVYLNNAKKVLDAWGNGLKQFFNTTEPANWDTVAQVWGASSVLSSGVAGQKMAAAAEILLYTPSSGWCRDAQGNIDYEAKKVYDNFFRLIWQETNKWYGFFNQAAVGNMGYMSISIFLDDINGYNEAVERFAYNKKAVDDANTTGANSINFSVAAMVLDNGQIVEMGRDQPHSGVDVAALGAAARTINVQGTKLDPVTGVPVAEGGVDPYEFQNQKLLKALSYYTKYNAGNDVDYIPNVNGLGQRTGWSTVSPAGRGSGTDIASIYNHYKYEKGYSGGIYDELYKYPELMMSVDNPQGQSIDMPGFGQLLFTPVNGALATEPKGPPQPLQEKGNLYGLYNRYPSVPFSSNNAVWFKNGFVKPGIASYLDENGFVQYKAEGTMNGNWIGYENFDFGLVPADTLAYNYSMNSSAGSTISMYVTEPDVKLTDETMAQTTPMAVFQIPNTGWWTIQNTHVQKFDNIGDKLKGKKNLYFKITGSNNVYNLAAESFWFQFSGGFAKTDNKAIEAPYTSSTGYMKNEAAKNVTLTDVGYIGYRNMNFDSGTMQMQLNHIAAGSGMLEMRLGGPQGQLVKTYPIEDTTGSTVTAAFDHQNDEIIYGNNGGNNDLYFVYRGTGSLTFNSFKYVTPSSSGTVQSTKTQGGSYFSDLYGNAQKIGDNVVLKGDGSAVAYPNANMGSKGDDRRFMSLRVKSNEPVVMKAIDLRNGDAATNTVAEFAVPNTNGEFVTIAYDLAKSGYAAREGGIFLRLQATGGTADGSVEVDYFSFDNADIPFVDLLQDVSIVSDHPGNPSIATAGDTVTLSFTASEPIDSVAVYFGNTKMNAVSADARHFTVTQKLGEIYTSGKIQFRIDYNQDANFGKSVRSTIDGTSVTIVNEEGLINDAFKKLSLIDSTPGRSTDSTIQIAAYLFDGNAASYSDFRSDSGGWGSWVAFDLGDQDKVQLTQVKLLARQDIPARAAGIVIQGTNHIGYEPWETLTAPAVNTVNWQTLTVQNPKAYRYIRIYNGAQWFGNLAEVKFYGTMIHTGSPVLLDTVSLKSDNPEDSSLAVTGNTVTLDFAAGKALENVRVYFGDKLVESTSDDNLHWKARYTIGTTYQTGKIPFVILYDNGPVVTGTTDGASVTVIDPLQVALDKAANLEAGNYSRLSYYLFNQEVERIKAEMTPGYSEMELAKELYDAKSLLAGNPLSLYSFEGNADNAFGSANGTVSGTSSYKDGIVGKAIELNGTNSYVTLPSTHPLSGYDQITLSTWVYWKGGNAWQRIFDFGNGTNQYMFLTPRSGSNTLRFAIKNGGGEQIVQTSQLAANTWVHVAVTLGNGTEKLYVNGVEQASTNVTIKPSDFKPKQNYLGKSQYADPLFGGMLDEFRIYDHVLSADEILQLANNTAPQGDNSLLAYLLDKAAALDAKLYTESSWQAVAAAARNAQALASNANQAAIDASAEQLQSALDALQWMDVSASLDPAAPSGKNGWYTSPVMVTLSPASIAEYSLDGGVTWAVYGAPVTLDHEGTNQVQYRRSIDPGEAKKLEIKIDRTAPVVQITGAASYTIDQDVAITCSATDVISSVYGAPCGTPLVQAKAYTLPAGQNTVSVTAEDMAGNQTTVTHTFTVTVTFDSLKNVTNGFLKTTGSKAWEKVAGSYNHKLDQAKDAAESGKIDAARSMMADYIKQVTDQTGKYFTKEQADILIRWAQIVI